One genomic segment of Hordeum vulgare subsp. vulgare chromosome 2H, MorexV3_pseudomolecules_assembly, whole genome shotgun sequence includes these proteins:
- the LOC123430741 gene encoding coniferyl alcohol acyltransferase-like produces MVHYDESTAKCQGGDEVAVTFTSTVAPALPLQEHRLPLSNLDLILPPIDVSVFFCYAAGEDYTAGTGSQPALTLKTALAKVLVAYYPLAGEVVANAAGEPELLCGGRGVDYVEAAADGVELREVRLGLPDESVEKLVPKKMSGVMSVQVTKFKCGGAVVGCTFDHRVCDAYSFNMFLVAWAAVARGTSIPLPPTFNRSFLAPSRPPPSCTAGILAGRLFLPVSRFPPPPATAAPPTAFNRIYHVAAADVAALQASAGRGRTKLEAFTAHLWQLYSRAATPRQHSCCMGVVVDGRGRIYPDGTMRTYFGNVLTIPYGMLGAADLRDMPLADVAEDVHRWVVEAATGEHFRDLVDWVEALRPEPMVARAYIGGGDDFGEGATASCVVSSGLRLPFGEVEFGWGRPAFASYHFPWPGGTGYVMPMPSARGGGDWVVYVHAAPEVVKVMEEEPTVFRAPVSSDIFG; encoded by the exons ATGGTGCACTACGATGAGTCCACCGCCAAATGCCAAGGCGGCGACGAGGTAGCCGTGACGTTCACGTCGACCGTGGCGCCGGCGCTGCCGCTGCAGGAGCACCGCCTGCCGCTCTCCAACCTCGACCTCATCCTGCCCCCTATCGACGTCAGCGTCTTCTTCTGCTACGCAGCCGGCGAGGACTACACGGCGGGTACAGGCAGCCAGCCCGCCTTGACCCTGAAGACGGCACTGGCCAAGGTGCTGGTGGCGTACTACCCGCTCGCCGGGGAGGTCGTGGCCAACGCCGCTGGCGAGCCGGAGCTGCTGTGCGGCGGCCGCGGCGTTGACTATGTGGAGGCGGCCGCGGACGGCGTCGAGCTGCGGGAGGTGCGGCTCGGCCTGCCGGATGAGAGCGTCGAGAAGCTGGTGCCCAAGAAGATGTCCGGCGTCATGAGCGTGCAG GTGACCAAGTTCAAGTGTGGCGGTGCCGTCGTCGGGTGCACCTTCGACCACCGAGTCTGCGACGCCTACTCCTTCAACATGTTCCTCGTCGCGTGGGCCGCTGTGGCCAGGGGTACCTCCATCCCGCTGCCTCCGACTTTCAACCGTTCTttcctcgcgccgagccgtccacCTCCGTCGTGCACCGCGGGCATCCTCGCCGGCCGCCTCTTCCTCCCCGTCAGCCGCTTCCCACCCCCGCCAGCAACGGCGGCACCACCCACCGCTTTCAACCGTATCTACCACGTGGCCGCCGCCGACGTGGCCGCGCTGCAGGCCTCGGCGGGTCGCGGGCGCACGAAGCTGGAGGCGTTCACGGCCCACCTGTGGCAGCTCTACTCCAGGGCGGCGACGCCGCGACAGCATTCGTGCTGCATGGGCGTCGTCGTCGACGGGCGCGGCCGCATCTACCCCGACGGCACCATGCGGACCTACTTCGGGAACGTGCTGACCATCCCGTACGGCATGCTCGGCGCCGCCGACCTGCGTGACATGCCGCTCGCCGACGTGGCCGAGGACGTGCACCGGTGGGTGGTGGAGGCGGCGACCGGCGAGCACTTCCGGGACCTCGTCGACTGGGTGGAGGCACTGCGGCCCGAGCCTATGGTGGCGAGGGCATACATAGGAGGCGGCGACGACTTCGGCGAGGGGGCGACGGCGTCGTGCGTGGTGTCGTCGGGGCTGAGGCTCCCGTTCGGCGAGGTGGAATTCGGGTGGGGTCGTCCGGCGTTCGCGTCGTACCACTTCCCGTGGCCCGGTGGCACCGGGTACGTGATGCCGATGCCGAGCGCGCGTGGGGGCGGGGACTGGGTGGTGTACGTCCacgcggcgccggaggtggtgaaGGTGATGGAGGAGGAGCCAACCGTGTTCAGAGCCCCGGTGAGCAGCGACATATTCGGGTGA